In Rhodopirellula sp. P2, the DNA window CATCGCGAACTGGCAACGCTGTTAGTTGCGAATCGTTCTACACTTGACGCATACAGAAAATCGGACGACCAAGACTTGGTAGACTGGGCGGAGGTGATTGGCGAAGAACTTGGCGTTGTTGCCAGCCGAATTGACAATCGCGGGTAACCAATAAGGATTTGACTTCGCGTGGATGCGGCGGTTGAGTCTCTTTCTCTTTCATGTTGCTTCGTTCGTCGCGGTTCAAAACGCGTCGCCTAGCCGAAGCTCAAGTCCTCTGTTCAAGATGCCCGGGGGTAAATGGCGAGGCGTTGATTGAGGATCTCTTGGGAATTGCTTCCCGGCTGCGTTCTCTAACGAAGAGGCAGGTTGGTTTTGAAGTAGGTGAATTGCTGATCGGCCGTTTGCTCTGTGCCTGTTCCGCTGGCGACGAGTTGGATGGAAGCGGATTGACGCTCATTGCCCGATTAATTTTGAGCTTGAGATTGCTGTCGCGACATACCTTCCTCCTTCGCCCTCCTGAAGACGTTCGAATTCGACCGGTCATTTCACTTCCCCGGTTCATGCGTTACCCACTGTCGTAGTAAGTCAGCCCATGCTCGGGACGGATGCCCTGCGACGACAACGATGTGTAGCTGACCTCAATCGCTCGCATGATCCCGCCGCACAGGCGACACTTCATCGGCACGGTCAGTGGTTCATCCTGTGGCGCGTAGCCGCTGCCCAGCCAGAACGTCCAGCCAAGCATCAGCCAGACCAACCACTTCACCTCCTCCACTTTCACCTTGCTGTTCCCGCTCATCCATCCGTAATGACGGATCTTCATGAAGTTCGTCGGCAACACGTGCTGCAAGAAGTTGCCCACGAAGTCTTCGCCGGCAACCTCTTTGCTCTGAACCACGTTTCTTTTGCGACGAATTTGGTACGTCACCGTTTCTGAGTTGACATCGATGATCCGGCTGTCGTTGATCGCGACTCGATGGATGTACGGTGCCAGGTACTTCAGCGTTGGAACGCCGTGCCCGACCGCCTGGATGTCGACGACGAAGTCTTTCGTCCAAGTCTCGCGATCGACTTGGTCATACAGCCCAGCGGCACGAAGCTCATCGGCCAGCTTCGCTTTGTAGACGCGGATCAGCGTGCCGTGATGGAACAAGAAGTTCTCCGGTGTGCTCTGCCATGATTCGGCATTGCCTTGCTCATCCAGTTTCACTCCGCCGCCAGGAACGACATAGTGAACGTGCGGATGATAGACCGCCGGGTCTCGCCCCCAAGTATGAAGCACGCCGAAGAACCCAAGCTGACATCCTTTCAGACTCTTGGTTGCCGCGCCCACATCGCGAATGCTCTGACTGCCGGCATCGAACAAGCATCGGTAGCCGTCACGTTGGTGAACGCGCAGCACCAAGCCGATCTCCCGGGGCACAGTGAAAGTGACCAAGAAGTGATGAACCGGCATCAGCTTGGCAGACTGCGTTTCAATCCAAGCCTGCGTCTTCTCGTGACCGCAGTTTGGACAGTGTCGATTGCCACACGAACGTCCGACCCAGTGATCGCTTCCGCAACCGCCGCACTGGTAGTGAACACCACCCAGTGCACCGGTGCGACAACGAGTGATCGCGCCAAGAACTTTGTCTTCGGCGATCGAGATCGAATCGGCGTGTTGCTGCAGGTATGCCGGTGCGAATTGGCGAAGAGCCTCCGCAACCGTGGGCATTTTCCAGAGCGGGTTTACTCGCCGCTGCCAGGCAGCCTACCGAACAGCCTTTCGATTTCTTGACGAGCGTTCGCCTCAGCGGTGTCAGTCAGATGCAGATAGACCAAGGTGGTCTGCAGCGACGAATGCCCCAAGTACTTTTGAATCACCTTCAGTCCCACGCCCGCTTCGAGCAAGTGCGTTGCATAGGAATGACGCAGCGTATGGATGCTGACCTTCTTGCCAAAGCGGAGGTTCTTTGTGATCTGCTTCATCGCTCCTTGAACGGCCGTTTCGCTCATCGGAGTCGTCGCTTGGCTGACGCCGTCTTTGGCAAGGCTGTGGTTTCGGCCATCTGCCGGAAACAGCAGGCGTGGGTGCCGGTGACTTGCCCAGTAGCTTCGCAGAAGTCGAACGGTCGTCGTCGGCAGCGGGACATACCGGTCCTTGGCTCCCTTGCCACGATGGACATGGACCCAGCCTCGCTGGGCGTCGATGTCACTGACCTGCAGATGCAGTGCTTCATTGAGCCGCAGTCCCAGCGAATAGACGGTCCAGAAATAGACGAACATTCGCCGCGTGGTCGCCGAGCCGATCAGTTCATGAACCTGCTCGATCGTCAGCACCTCCGGCAACGTGGTGATGTTCTGGAGCTTGAGCATCTTGATGATTTCCCAGTCACGCTTGCAGGTGTGCGTGAAGAAGAACTTGATGCCCGAGAATGCCACGCGGAGTGATCCATAAGCAAAGTTGCGATCGTTTTTCAGGTGCAAGAAGAACTGCCGCACATGCTGCTCGTTCACCTGGTCGGGACTGCAGCCGGCGAAATCAGAGAGCTGCCTGACCGCTCGGATGTAGCCATCGTGAGTTCGTTTGGCCTTGCCGGTCAGGTGCAAGTCTTCAGAGAGTCTCAGGCGAAGACTTTCAGGGAAGTGGGATCCAGGTACATCTTGCGAATCGTTTGAGCTAAACTTGGACATCTTGGTTTCCTTTTCAGGAGGAGTTGCTGAGCTGTTCCCAGCGAACAGCTCCTCCTGAAAGGATGCTTCCAATAATCCGTCACGCTTCCGTTCCACCACCAATACGAAACCGCCGCGATAGCGGCTTACTTGAACCATGCGATGCAACGGAGCCGGGCTTGCAAGGTTTCACGAATGGAAAACCAAACGTCCCGGCCCGCTGATCGCAAACGTTCTGGAAACCGAAACGCATCTTCGATTATTCTCGCTGTTACCGCGCATGGACACTCAGATGTACTTCAATCCCTCCCGACCGTTCTTAACGATAGCGCCGCTTATTTGCCTAGCTGTAGGACAGCTGCACGCGGGCGA includes these proteins:
- a CDS encoding tyrosine-type recombinase/integrase — translated: MERKRDGLLEASFQEELFAGNSSATPPEKETKMSKFSSNDSQDVPGSHFPESLRLRLSEDLHLTGKAKRTHDGYIRAVRQLSDFAGCSPDQVNEQHVRQFFLHLKNDRNFAYGSLRVAFSGIKFFFTHTCKRDWEIIKMLKLQNITTLPEVLTIEQVHELIGSATTRRMFVYFWTVYSLGLRLNEALHLQVSDIDAQRGWVHVHRGKGAKDRYVPLPTTTVRLLRSYWASHRHPRLLFPADGRNHSLAKDGVSQATTPMSETAVQGAMKQITKNLRFGKKVSIHTLRHSYATHLLEAGVGLKVIQKYLGHSSLQTTLVYLHLTDTAEANARQEIERLFGRLPGSGE
- a CDS encoding IS91 family transposase; this translates as MPTVAEALRQFAPAYLQQHADSISIAEDKVLGAITRCRTGALGGVHYQCGGCGSDHWVGRSCGNRHCPNCGHEKTQAWIETQSAKLMPVHHFLVTFTVPREIGLVLRVHQRDGYRCLFDAGSQSIRDVGAATKSLKGCQLGFFGVLHTWGRDPAVYHPHVHYVVPGGGVKLDEQGNAESWQSTPENFLFHHGTLIRVYKAKLADELRAAGLYDQVDRETWTKDFVVDIQAVGHGVPTLKYLAPYIHRVAINDSRIIDVNSETVTYQIRRKRNVVQSKEVAGEDFVGNFLQHVLPTNFMKIRHYGWMSGNSKVKVEEVKWLVWLMLGWTFWLGSGYAPQDEPLTVPMKCRLCGGIMRAIEVSYTSLSSQGIRPEHGLTYYDSG